GATCTCGTGCTCGTGGACGGAAACGCCCCGGTTGACCATCCCGCACCCCAACTGACGGTTGTTGGCGGGGACGGCCGGTCCCAGTGTATTGCTGCAGCGTCCATCGTGGCCAAGGTCCACAGGGATCGCATCATGGAGGGATACGACCGTCGCTATCCTGGCTATGACTTTGCCAGGCACAAGGGGTACCCCACTCGGACGCACCGGGATGCCATCAGGCGTCTGGGCGTCCTGCCCATCCATCGAAGGACCTTTCGGGGGGTCTCCGATGTGTGCTAAGGCCTCCATGTCCACGGGTGCGTCTTCTGTCCCTTCGGTCAAGACCCTGGGCAAGAGGGCCGAGGATCTGGCCGCCGGATATTTTCGTGATCGCGGGTACCGAATCCTTCATCAAGGCTACCGGACCCGTTTGGGCGAGATCGACCTCATCCTCGAGGACAAGGACAGGGAGATCGTCTTTGTCGAGGTCAAGGCCCGCTCATCCGAACGCTACGGCCTGCCCCAGGAGGCGGTGAACCCCCGGAAGCAGCGCCAGATCGCACGAACGGCCCTCCAATATCTGCAGGAGCGTGGGCTTCCCCACAGGGACGTCCGATTCGACATCCTCGCCATCCGTTTCTGTGGCAGGAGGCCCCTTTTTGACCATATAACCCGTGCATTTGGCGGTGAGGCACTGGAAACGCTATGACCTTGAGACTCCAGCGGGATATCTCGACCATCAAGAATACCCTCCTTCAAATGTCGTCACTCGTCGAGGAGGCGGTCAAGAGCGCCCTCCTGGCATGCCAGCAGCAGAACCCGGATCTGGCCCGGTTGGTCATCGAGAGGGACGAAGAGATCGACGCCATACAGATGAAGATCGATGAATACGTGCTCGAAGCCCTGGCCCTTCAGCAACCCATGGCCGTGGATCTCCGGTTCCTGACCTCGGCCCAGCAGATCGCCGGTCAGCTCGAACGGGTGGGTGACCATGCGGTGAACCTCTCCGAGGAGATCGTCCATATCATGGGCAAGACGGGTTCTGTCTGCATCCTGTCGCCTGGTCTGCGCGACATGGCGAACCTTGCCGTGTCCATGCTCGCGGACAGCATAAACGCCTTTGTCTATGGAGACAGCGCCCTTGCCCGTGAGGTGCGAATGCGGGACAAAAGGGTGGACGAACTATATCGTCACGTCTTTACGGAAGAGATCACCTCTATGCAGCAGGGCGGCCACGAGATCGTGCCCGGAGTCTATCTCATCATCCTGGCACTCAACATCGAACGGATCGCCGATCTGGCGACGAATATCGCAGAGGACGTCATATATCTCGTCGAGGGCCGTCTTGTTCGCCATGACGAGTCTGAAGTATCCGATGTCCACGGGAAGGCGAAAAAGGAAATGGACAAGGAAGGAATCTGTGAAAAGAAGGGGAGACCCGAGCCCCTCGAATGTCTCGAACGCCATGCCAAATATGTGTGCGATGCCCTCGATCACTCCATGCGCGCGTTCACGGCCTACTGCGATGGAGACAGTGAAGGTTTTCGTCTATATCTCGAAAAGACCCGGGAATTGGAGCAGGCGGCGGACCTTGTCAAGCGCAACGTCCGTTCCCACCTCCCCAAGGGGGTCATCATGCCCATAGACAAGTTCGAACTCTTTCAGTACCTGAACGAGCAGGACGACGTGGCCAACACCGCCGAGGACATAATGGACTGGCTTTCCTACCGGACGGTGGTCATTGGAGAATCACTCAAGAGGGAGTATCACCGGCTCTACAGCCAGTGTATCAACATAACAGGCATGCTTTTCGATATCATCAAGGACGCCAGGGCTTATTTCCAGGTGGGTGACGAAGAGGTAAGGGTGCGGATGAAGCGGGAGATCCGACGCATGCGGGACGAAGAGACCAAGGCGGACGGCATGGAGCATCGGATCAAGCAGATCATCTTCGATACCTATGCTGAAGACCTTTTTCCTGTCTATTTTCTCGTGCGTCTCGTGGAGCTCATCGGAAGGACCGCTGACCATGCGGTGGGGGCCGCGGATGTCATGAGGTCCATGATCGCACGCTGAGGGACTTCAGCAGGCTCCTGTCCCCGCCT
This genomic window from Deltaproteobacteria bacterium contains:
- a CDS encoding YraN family protein, coding for MSTGASSVPSVKTLGKRAEDLAAGYFRDRGYRILHQGYRTRLGEIDLILEDKDREIVFVEVKARSSERYGLPQEAVNPRKQRQIARTALQYLQERGLPHRDVRFDILAIRFCGRRPLFDHITRAFGGEALETL
- the phoU gene encoding phosphate signaling complex protein PhoU: MTLRLQRDISTIKNTLLQMSSLVEEAVKSALLACQQQNPDLARLVIERDEEIDAIQMKIDEYVLEALALQQPMAVDLRFLTSAQQIAGQLERVGDHAVNLSEEIVHIMGKTGSVCILSPGLRDMANLAVSMLADSINAFVYGDSALAREVRMRDKRVDELYRHVFTEEITSMQQGGHEIVPGVYLIILALNIERIADLATNIAEDVIYLVEGRLVRHDESEVSDVHGKAKKEMDKEGICEKKGRPEPLECLERHAKYVCDALDHSMRAFTAYCDGDSEGFRLYLEKTRELEQAADLVKRNVRSHLPKGVIMPIDKFELFQYLNEQDDVANTAEDIMDWLSYRTVVIGESLKREYHRLYSQCINITGMLFDIIKDARAYFQVGDEEVRVRMKREIRRMRDEETKADGMEHRIKQIIFDTYAEDLFPVYFLVRLVELIGRTADHAVGAADVMRSMIAR